The following coding sequences lie in one Streptomyces sp. NBC_00510 genomic window:
- a CDS encoding nuclear transport factor 2 family protein encodes MTTTDAAAAIHAHVAAFNARDLDTLLAGFTDDAVWITGTTTVRGRAALTGLFDEAMRGLLPTLEVHDLIAAGDRAACQMTETLTYRGERRTCPIAAFYELRDGRIASAKVYREGSADVA; translated from the coding sequence GTGACCACCACTGACGCCGCGGCGGCGATACACGCGCACGTAGCGGCCTTCAACGCACGCGACCTGGACACGCTCCTCGCCGGCTTCACCGACGACGCCGTGTGGATCACCGGCACCACCACGGTGCGCGGCCGCGCCGCGCTGACCGGTCTCTTCGACGAGGCGATGCGCGGGCTGCTCCCCACGCTGGAGGTGCACGACCTCATCGCCGCGGGCGACCGCGCGGCCTGCCAGATGACCGAGACCCTCACCTACCGCGGCGAGCGCCGCACCTGCCCCATCGCCGCCTTCTACGAACTCCGGGACGGCCGCATCGCCTCGGCGAAGGTCTACCGCGAGGGCAGCGCGGACGTCGCCTGA